The DNA sequence taactaaaaagtaactaaaagtacaaaagtaactaaaagtaactaaaagtacaaaagtaactaaaagtacaaaagtaactaaaagtacaaaagtaacgaaaaagtaactaaaagtacaaaagtaactaaaaagtaactaaaagtacaaaagtaactaaaaagtaactaaaagtacaaaagtaactaaaagtaactaaaagtacaaaagtaactaaaagtaactaaagtaactaaaaagtaactaaaagtacaaaagtaactaaaagtacaaaagtaacgaaaaagtaactaaaagtacaaaagtaactaaaagtacaaaagtaactaaaaagtaactaaaagtacaaaagtaactaaaagtaacttttgtacttttagttactttttagttactttggtacttttagttactttttcgttacttttgtacttttagttacttttgtacttttcgttactttttcgttacttttgtacttttagttactttttagttacttttgtacttttcgttacttttgtacttttagttactttttagttacttttgtacttttagttacttttgtacttttagttactttttagttacttttgtacttttagttacttttgtacttttagttactttttagttacttttgtacttttagttactttttagttacttttgtacttttagttactttttagttacttttgtacttttagttacttttgtacttttagttacttttgtacttttagttactttttagttacttttgtactttcgTTACTTTCCGTTACTTTCCGTTACTTAGTTACGTTACGTGGCGTTACGTTACGTGGCGTTACATTACGTgacgttacttttcgttacttttttTACGTGGCGTTACGTgacgttacttttcgttacgtaacttagttacttttcgtcacgttacgtaactttacgttacttttcgttatGTAGTTACTTTTCGtgactttacgttacgttacatTACGTGACGTTACGTAACTTTACGTTACGCTAATTAGTTGCGGTACTTACTTTCcgttacgttactgtacgttacgttacttaaCGTTACGTTACTTAACGTTACTCTTCGTCACTTTACGCCACATAACGTTACGCGACGTTACGTAACTTTACGTTACAtaactttacgttacgttacttagttacttttcgtcACTTAGTTACTTCTCGTCACTTAGTTACTTCTCGTCACTTTACGCTACTTTACGTCACGTTACGTAAGTaacgtaactaagtaacgtacAGTTACGGAACGGAAAGTAGCGGAAAGTAACTAAGTgacgaaaagtaactaagtaacgtaactaagtaacgtaacgtaaagttaTGTAACGTAAAGTTATGTAACTACGTAACGTAACGTATGTTACTTTccgttactgtacgttacgttacttagttacttttcgtcACGTTACGTGACGTTACGTAACtttacgttacttagttactgttcgttacttttcgttacgtAACTGTACGTTACATAACTTTACGTAACTTAGTTACTTTccgttacttagttactgttCGTACTTAGCTACTGTTCGTACTTTTCGTTACGTAACTGTACGTTACGTCACATTATGTTACATTACGTGACGTTAccttacgttacgttactttagttttcgttacttttcgttacttagttacgCCACGTGaagtaacgtgaagtaacgcCACGTAAAGTAACGTggcgttactttacgttacattacttagttactttccgtTACTTTTCGTCACGTTACGTGACATTACgtaactttacgttactttaaGTTACGTCGTTACTTTgcgttacttagttacttttcgttacttagttgCGTTACGTTATGTGGCGTTACTTTTCGTTACATTACTTTTCGTTACGTACcgttacgttacttagttacgttACTTACCGACACACTACGTTACGTTACgtaactttacgttactttacgtaaCGTAACTTTAAGTTTCGTTATGTAGTTACTTTccgttacttagttacttttcgtcacttttcgttactttccgttactttccgttacttagttacttttcgttactgaGTTACTTTTCGTCACGTTTCGTCACTTTCCGTTACTTTTCGCTACTTTGTTACttgacggacagacggacagacttcattttttttccggccgtattttgtttttgtttttttggacagacggacggattttatttaatttcaatttaatttcaatttaatttcaattttttttttctcgtccgtctgtctgtattattttttttccggacggacagacggacgctccatatattaatattagtgcagggtcatagcgccacctactgatcagtgtgataattatgttgttgtaacattgtccaattgacacaaaattgctcacgctacatcagagcccctacttgaacagatctattagtctggcaacaggaagtaagctttgttttacaactatcattcgatttacatacaattttcacagtgtgatgtgcaattgatagcgtggaccgtaatgagcaattagcaggcaaggatcgacatcgcgtgacggacgcaggaagtgaagcgtttgtccttgccgcagtgcgcaacacacatgcaacgcggagacgtgcgcttggccattgatcgctctctccactaaccgcaacaggcttcaaaatgcgtgtgctcgggccctagTTTTATCTGAGCTGTCATCAGAAAGCACAGGCCGAACCTTATTACTTAGAGATATTACAATATTCCTTatctttcatttctgctttAAGATATTTCTTAATAGTTTTCCGGGGGGATTTCTCACCTGGTAGAGAAAGGTCGCCCGGTGGGTCGCTCTCTGTTTTGGTCAAGCTGCTGTGTTCGCTGCTGCAGTCCTGCAGGATGTCTCCCCCAGGATGCATCCTGTCCTCTGAATCAGAACAGTGGAGCAACAGCGTTAACAGTGTCACTCAAACACAACATTGACTGTTTACGGAGCGCCACATGAGAAGACTTACCATCATCTGGAGACAGGGACTCTGCCACGTCCTCAGTAGCTGTGGCctggaagaaaaaggagaaagatcTTAACATTTTAAACCGGTTCTTGTCTTTTTCAAAGTTTGTCAAAGGTAGTGAAGTGGTTGCGTACATCTGTGGGGGCGGGGCTACTGGACAGCATCGTGTGAGGCTGAGCATCAGACATCTCAGACAgcttctcctcgtcctcctcctgaaTGGGAGAGGATGGAGACCTAAGGGtgctgcagggaggagaaaataaagaaattaacaAATGCAAAGAGTCTGCATAGAAATCTGATTAAACCTGATTATATATAGTAACGTCTTTGTGTAGATATAATCATCCTTATTGTGAGATTACCTGTCAGGTGACTTGCTGACTTTGCTTTTCTGCAGACTCCCATCACTTAAATGCTCCGGGGAGCTCAGCTGTCGGCCGTCAGCTCCCACACCCCCCGAGAAGTTGATTTCATCGTACAGCGGGGCAGATGGGATGGAAGGAGACACTGACCTCTGACCATTCAGAGCCTCCAACAGTGAGATGGGCTCAAAGCCGGGAGGAACCGAGTCTGTGCCCTGCAAAGAGACGTGCacacaacaacatcatcatcagttcAATGCATGTAGATATAAAtctaaatcacattttattatcttatgagttaaacacaaattaaaatagaaattgACTTAATTTGACACTTTGAATCACAGCAATGTCTTAATTACAGAATTTCATGTAgctttaaagataaaaaataatgttatgCAGCGCTAAATCATTCTCTGTTACAGCTTTATGTTATTGCACATCTTGAcctatttttaattaaacaaagagAGACTTACTGAGTGCTCATCATGGTCCATATTCTGAGCCAGAACAGGGCTGAAGGACACGGGAGAGAGAGCTCCAGGCTTTTTCCTCACAGCTCTGATCTGCAGAAGGGCTCTAAAGGCTGGGCACAGGAACACCAGGTGAAAATAAGCACAAGTATAATCTAATTTCATTATGTTCAACTTTGACGTTGATGCAACACTTCTTACGCAGCCTGCAGATCGGACAGTTGTTGGCCTGGTAACGAAGCGTGTCCGCGCAGGAGTTGCAGAGACACAGATGTCTGCAGGGCAGGATGAGTGTGTCTCGCAGGtctgagagacagacaacaCACTCGTTGCTGTTGTCACTGTTCTCGTCGTCGGATggctggaagaagaagaattgaATCATTAGCTGTACAAGTAAAACATGGCTGAGTATTTACAGGGTTGTAAATTTAAGTATGAAACAAGATGTTCACTGATACCTTGGTTTCctggttgtttttgttctcaaTCCCATAAATCTCCTGCAAGAGATAGCTCACACGGTCCACCTAAAAAATACAGAGATTTGACATTCACGTTTGCAGAAACTAATGCTTATGTACATAGTGAGGTCCAAGGGGGTtggcaaacaaaataaataatatattcttTCCAATGTcttgtggttttgttgttgtgtggaATCCAACTTAAAGTACTTCATCGCTGAATGTTATCCATGGTTATGAAATTTAAGTCTcaactaaaaagaaaaatgacttaTATGTCAGATTAAGAACACAAAAACCAGACATGTAAAAGGACTTTGAGTTCCTTGTGATCTAAATTTACATTCAACGCCTACTTAACATTATTTCCAGACTCCCAGGGGTCTCGGCACAGATTTTTGTGGCGTGTAGGTCTTTTGAAAGCTACAGATGGTATAAGGATCAAAACAGAAGGCAGTTGAAATACTAAAAATAGTTGTATTTCTTTTAGAGCGATCTGCCTGCGCTGTTAGGAGAAACTCCAGCCCAGCTCATCAAGGCCTTAAACATCCATCTATCACCTGCACTAACATGATGTAATGCTGTACGTGTAAAAAGTATAAAGCTAAGTATTTGTGATGTATGAGAAGAGCAGGTTAGACCTAAATTCCCAGACTGTGATGAAATACATTCCCCCCTCGAAACTTCCAATTACTCCCTGAATACTAAACATGTCAGTATGGAAACTAGAAAATTTGGAAACCTACAATTTgtttctgcttcagaggctTGACGGAGAAACTGCCATCAACGTGCTGGAGATGAAacgacaacaaaaaacacattcaaactgatgtaaaaatgtgttttatacaaaaaaaaagtttaaattcacATGGATGTATACTTACTCTTTCAAAAGCTGCCAAAAGCACATGAGCATGTCCAAGGCAATCTTAAAAAAAGGAGTatgattaatacaaaatatgatttttttcaatttaacaACAAACTTGAACATTTTACTGAATCACCTTAAAACAATCTGAACTGCTGTTTAATGGTACATTTGTCTGACAGTTTTGATAGTAACCCATTATTTTCAGAAAAGTTATGCAGCATCAGTAACTTACCATCTCCTTCATCAACCACAGCCTGGATAACGATGGGAAACACTCCTCGATCAAGGTCAAAGTTCAGCTTAAAGAGGAAAGATATACATCATTTCAATAAACTGTGATTATAACAGACGACAATTATTGTGCCTTCAGATTATCGGTAAAAATTTCGAGTCAAACATCATTTGCCTTTTCAGTGTATGCAGAAGATGTATACTGACATAAACCAGCAACAAACAGCAGATACTTACATCTTCCTCTTTCCACTCGCAGAAGTCGATTTTGAAAGATGGCATGGAGAACTGTTGGCTCACCCCTCGCTTGTAATGCACAGTTTCAGACACCATTGATGGATCCTTTGGGCTGTAACTATATTCAGAATAATGCAGAGAATATGGTCAGTGTGCAGGGAGATGAAACAGTGCACTATAGAACACGCAGACAAGCAGACATCCATCAGCGTGGCAAGCCTAACACGAGTTGTCACATTTAAGTGATCAATAAATTTCTAAGTGTCTCACGACAAAATCAGttaagaaaactgaaaatacaacaGTAGCTAAATCTGATCTTTTTGAGTAtggaaaaattataaatatttcagtCTCATCATTGAACAATAAATTCAGTGCAGAGTATTACTTTCATCTTCATCTAAGTCTTATCTGTGGTATCCATGGCGACTGGTGGTTGCTTAGGACCCGCCGAATCTATTCTAGTCTTTGTGCTCTGAGGCTTAAATCTCACTTCCCATAAAACTGAGTTCAAGTGTAAAATGAATCTGAGGTGTCACTTATATGATTGAAAGTTTGACAACTAATCATCTCATAGACAGATACAGACGCACTGTTATTGTGTGATCATTAACAGACTCAAATTGGTGAATAAAAGACCATATACTATTCATTGTGCATATTTTTTAGGTAGCTGTTTATCCATTGTGCTACAAATACTTTTGAGTTATTTAATCACATAAAGAAATGGTTGGAATTCTTACACTGCCATCCCATTGGAGAACTCTTCAAATGCCTGGCAGTAGAGGGTGATGGCCACGCGAGCATCAGCATCGAAGGTGAACTCCACACCATACTGAACCTTTGGTTTTCCACCTTCCTCCACTGGTATGTCAGAGTCATCTTTATATCTGCAATCAAAAAGgttttgaaaagcaaactctTTACTGGTTGTTTTTTAGTCTTACTGTGATTTGTATCCTAATATAGCCTCAGTATCTTTACCTGACCAAACGCAGAGAGTCCTTCCTAATGTTCACCAGACTCCTCAGGGTCTTCACAGGCTCGTGGGGTGCAGGCGTCACATATGGAAACTGGTGATATAATGAAAGCAAGATGGATCATGATATATTATTGGATTCAGTATTTAAATAATCACATGACTGACAACAAATGTAGAACTACAACTATGTCTACAGTATAGTAGATATACAGCTGAAAATATACAGCACTCAATTTTAAGATGATTAAAACAGGATTGAAGAAGGAAGAGTTTTCACCTGCACTGGCCTATTTCCAAGAAAATTCAGGTCCATGTTTTCTCCGAATAGGTATCCCTCTGGATGTGGTGTGTCAAATTTCTCTCCTCCCATGAAGAAGTGGCTCGCAAAATAATTCCCTGTGGACAAGGGGAAAAAATTTTGAATTATAAAGGCCGTACAAGCATTGAATACTAATTCTGAACATTTGTGTCAGTGTAAACAATAACTCTGTTTTTACGCAGTTACATGAAATTGTTCAGCTATAAAATGTAAAGTGAAggttattttatgatttatatgAATGGCTGAGGAAAAGGGGTAACAAATCCTACTTGGTTGACTAAATGGGACCAGTACATCAAACGGAGGTACATTTGGCAGTCACACAACCCCATGCTGCTGTTTCTCATCACCCAGCAGTAGCACCCTAAAAATAACTCTGACGATAACATAAACATGACTTGAAGCagcaacataaatatttaaatgtatataaaaatcTAAACAGAATAGAAAGAGTAGTATTTTTTCTTCACGGAGGGCAGAATCTCCAGTGAGttcagaaaaaacacatcagtccCAATGGTGTAAACTGAATTATATGACTAGccaatgttttttattggtttGAAACTGAGTCAAACTTCTTGATCTCACGTGGAAAAACCTATCCCCGCACCGTGTTTACAATGTCTGAAAGAATATCTTGTTAACAAAAAGAAAGTGCAGTTAAAACTTAATTATTAAACATATTGTTGTTATAGTATATTGACGGGAACATGCATCCAAGGCTGAAAAACGTGCTGAAACGTGTCATGTCTGCGTTTGTCATCATCACTTGTCCCTCCGCTCCAgtagccacacaaacacacaatccaaGTCTGTGCATTCAGTTTCGATGCTGATCACACGACGCTTCATGTGATCTGACCACAATGATGTAGTAACCGAATAATAAACAAACTCGTGTTCGTCCAGCAGCGCTCGACACATAAAACTACTGCCAGTGCCACATGTCCTGAAGAACATGTGACCTCTctgcaaacacatttatatgGTTTCAAATCTTTACAGTCATGATCTAACCAGCGAGCAGATGATAGTAAAGTAATAAAACCAGACTTGCTAGGATAAGCCCGGATGGCTCGACACAGTTTGCAGCTTTAGGAGATCAATGTGTATGTGGAAGCGGAATTCAGACAAGAGACACAATCGATCGCTCACCAGATTTGGGTGGAAATCGATAGGCCGAGTTGGCCTGGATATCGATATCCTCGACCCCAGCGATTCTGCGACTCAGGATGGAACCCATCTTCCCTGGCTGGATCGCCGACGTTAGCTAGGGTTAGCTAGCAGCCTTGGCAGCTAGCGGCGCGACAGCAGCTGTAATGAGCTCGGCCTTCAGGGCACAGTGACGCCGAAAACAACGATCACATCGACGAAAGACCAACTTTTGCGTTAATTTAACATCGTGCGCGTTTAGCTAATCGGTGGCTATGCTGCGAATGCTAACAGCAAACACCCAGCAACGGGGGGACGGGCTGTTGTTGTGGCCGAGGTGTGCTGACGTAGCAGGGAGTCAACATGATTGGCTGTGCGTGTGGGGACACGGAACTGGAAGACCCgcctctgattggttcattCTGATATTCCTCACAGATCAAAACCAATCATCGTCCTTCTTGCGTTAACtcaagccaatcagaggcaagGTAGGGGAGGGTCTTCTTTTACCTGGggtggaaaaataataataagtcctttattagtcccaaaGTGGTCATATATGGGTCATTGACGTGACGCCTATATTTTCTGTCCGactgcattttcttctgttaaaaacaggtttaaatacttaaagaaataccatatatatgtagtacctgtcccgtatatgtacacactttaaatttccaaaaaccattagttatttaaatgtttctgttttttaaagtgtcaaaatatcatgtggtgcaaCCTTCCGGCCatgactgctgttgtgaaaacttctttgaaatatcatgtggtgcgaccatcaacaaatgaacaatttgggactttgatgttgaaatccattcaaagacaggaagttgcatcaCAAACCAGTTTGCCAAGGACCcatggaagcagcaacaggtttgtaactctctctcaaatttggaaaaaaataaccgTTTTCACAGCTGGTATGTAGTTGCCACATTTGGATATCATGTGGTATGACCTCAAAAAACTATGAATTCTaagttatttctaaaaaaatatattttgattataaatttcatagtgaccttttgtgctgacctagtttgttttctttggccAATTCTGTGGCTGTAAATTTTGACTGAACTAGAAAAATATCATTGCagtgtgttttacatgatagaTATATGTCCTAGATTGggagttttggggcttttttaaattcaattaatgatttatatacataaagtactttattttagtattatttggaaaatatttctaTGCAATTAGAgtatatttttctaatatttcagaaacaacggtttatgtttaatttttgtacaatatcatgaataaataccaccccaaaaatgtaacatgtaattttatctcggttattatgaatttattagtaatttattatttatgtatgtgtttatttatttataactgtttaaatttattttaccaGATGCCACttccaagcaaaataaaaaccgcTCGCCATATGCAGCGTGTTAATTCTGACCCTGTAGCAAGAGCGGAGAACCTTgctcagagaagagaaaggtatgttaaaacatttttaaaatgaaaactacgaataaagcaacatgaagtacatattgctcttatgtgtttttcattactggacgaaatgcatatttgcattaaaatgttcatctatcattagaaataaacagcagggagagattCCATATGCCAAGTCA is a window from the Hippoglossus hippoglossus isolate fHipHip1 chromosome 8, fHipHip1.pri, whole genome shotgun sequence genome containing:
- the mgrn1b gene encoding E3 ubiquitin-protein ligase MGRN1b isoform X2, which encodes MGSILSRRIAGVEDIDIQANSAYRFPPKSGNYFASHFFMGGEKFDTPHPEGYLFGENMDLNFLGNRPVQFPYVTPAPHEPVKTLRSLVNIRKDSLRLVRYKDDSDIPVEEGGKPKVQYGVEFTFDADARVAITLYCQAFEEFSNGMAVYSPKDPSMVSETVHYKRGVSQQFSMPSFKIDFCEWKEEDLNFDLDRGVFPIVIQAVVDEGDDCLGHAHVLLAAFERHVDGSFSVKPLKQKQIVDRVSYLLQEIYGIENKNNQETKPSDDENSDNSNECVVCLSDLRDTLILPCRHLCLCNSCADTLRYQANNCPICRLPFRALLQIRAVRKKPGALSPVSFSPVLAQNMDHDEHSGTDSVPPGFEPISLLEALNGQRSVSPSIPSAPLYDEINFSGGVGADGRQLSSPEHLSDGSLQKSKVSKSPDSTLRSPSSPIQEEDEEKLSEMSDAQPHTMLSSSPAPTDATATEDVAESLSPDDEDRMHPGGDILQDCSSEHSSLTKTESDPPGDLSLPALGPDSCSIGMEE
- the mgrn1b gene encoding E3 ubiquitin-protein ligase MGRN1b isoform X1 produces the protein MGSILSRRIAGVEDIDIQANSAYRFPPKSGNYFASHFFMGGEKFDTPHPEGYLFGENMDLNFLGNRPVQFPYVTPAPHEPVKTLRSLVNIRKDSLRLVRYKDDSDIPVEEGGKPKVQYGVEFTFDADARVAITLYCQAFEEFSNGMAVYSPKDPSMVSETVHYKRGVSQQFSMPSFKIDFCEWKEEDLNFDLDRGVFPIVIQAVVDEGDDCLGHAHVLLAAFERHVDGSFSVKPLKQKQIVDRVSYLLQEIYGIENKNNQETKPSDDENSDNSNECVVCLSDLRDTLILPCRHLCLCNSCADTLRYQANNCPICRLPFRALLQIRAVRKKPGALSPVSFSPVLAQNMDHDEHSGTDSVPPGFEPISLLEALNGQRSVSPSIPSAPLYDEINFSGGVGADGRQLSSPEHLSDGSLQKSKVSKSPDSTLRSPSSPIQEEDEEKLSEMSDAQPHTMLSSSPAPTDATATEDVAESLSPDDEDRMHPGGDILQDCSSEHSSLTKTESDPPGDLSLPGSSESTESLKSQSTNSSSQPLLCPTSSLHMEDEHLNP